Proteins encoded by one window of Nitrospirota bacterium:
- a CDS encoding ATP-binding protein: MNSLPTPLPRSLTKEVVHALAEFPVVVLTGARQTGKSTLIRELLPASGRDYRTLDDLDVLERAQREPEALVSSKGPVTIDEIQRSPDLLLAIKRAVDRDRKPGRFLLSGSANLALFGKVSETLAGRAVYLTLYPFTAAERIGLGTVGQWEKVFHDPSQFEGAHPAFGRAEGGLLQSGFPPAALMKTHALQRTWLDGYVRTYLERDLQTLSSIENLVDFRRLMRVAALRSGSLINQSQIARDAGLPQPTAHRYLNLLEVSSLLHRLSAYAVNRTKRVIKAPRLFFCDTGLAAYLAGIATTADLEKAGLTGALLETLVFSDLLAWRETLTPRPEILYWRTVSGAEVDFVIERAGKVVPLEVKAGGRPRTPDIHHLRFFLDEYGTTAPHAVLLHTGQRCEPLADRIWAIPLSAALGLSNSKPQ; the protein is encoded by the coding sequence GTGAATAGTCTACCGACACCCCTTCCGCGCTCTCTCACCAAGGAAGTCGTCCACGCGCTGGCCGAGTTTCCGGTTGTCGTCCTGACCGGGGCCAGGCAGACCGGGAAAAGCACGCTGATCCGCGAGCTGCTCCCCGCATCAGGCCGGGATTACCGCACCCTGGATGATCTTGATGTACTGGAGCGGGCTCAGCGAGAGCCGGAAGCCCTCGTCAGCTCCAAGGGACCAGTGACCATTGACGAAATCCAGCGGAGCCCGGACCTGCTGTTAGCCATCAAGCGGGCCGTCGATCGAGACCGAAAGCCGGGGCGGTTCCTGCTCTCCGGCTCCGCCAACCTCGCCCTGTTCGGCAAGGTGTCGGAGACCTTGGCCGGCCGCGCGGTCTATCTGACGCTGTACCCGTTCACCGCGGCCGAACGAATCGGGCTAGGCACTGTCGGCCAGTGGGAAAAAGTCTTTCATGATCCGTCGCAATTCGAAGGGGCTCATCCCGCCTTTGGACGAGCAGAGGGAGGGCTCCTTCAGAGCGGATTTCCTCCTGCCGCACTGATGAAGACTCATGCGCTTCAGAGAACCTGGCTGGACGGCTATGTCAGGACCTATCTGGAACGGGACCTCCAGACCCTCTCGTCCATTGAGAACCTGGTGGATTTCCGACGGCTCATGCGGGTCGCGGCCCTCCGATCAGGCTCGCTCATCAACCAGAGTCAGATCGCCCGTGACGCCGGGCTTCCCCAGCCGACGGCGCACCGGTATCTGAACTTGCTGGAGGTCTCCTCCCTCCTCCATCGCCTGTCGGCCTATGCGGTCAATCGGACCAAGCGCGTCATCAAGGCTCCGCGCCTCTTTTTCTGTGACACCGGGCTGGCCGCCTATCTGGCTGGAATCGCGACCACGGCCGATCTCGAAAAGGCGGGACTGACAGGCGCTCTCTTGGAGACCCTGGTCTTCAGCGATCTGCTCGCGTGGCGCGAGACACTGACGCCCAGGCCGGAGATTCTCTACTGGAGAACGGTCTCAGGGGCGGAGGTCGATTTTGTGATCGAGCGAGCCGGGAAGGTGGTGCCTCTCGAAGTCAAAGCCGGCGGTCGGCCCCGCACTCCCGACATTCACCATCTTCGATTCTTCCTCGATGAATACGGGACAACCGCGCCCCATGCCGTGCTCCTGCACACAGGCCAGCGTTGCGAGCCGCTCGCGGACCGGATCTGGGCAATCCCGCTGTCGGCAGCCTTGGGACTGTCCAACAGCAAACCGCAATAA